AATCAGGAATATGCCACCTAGCCCCATACCGCCTCAGCGATGATTCGAAGTCTACAGTCTTCAACGTTTACTTGAGCTATCGCGAGCTGCGGCAATGCGGCAAGTTTGCAAGACGCGCCTCGTGCCGCGTAAGCGTCCTCCGATAATGAACAAGTTTCAGCCCGAATGTTCGGAGGTCAATCGTTCCTGAACTGCCGACTGCGTCAGAGCCCCCGTATGCCCCGAGGTGGGCTGCAGTGCGTGCATCATTTGCAGGTTGAGAGGAAAAGCGATGGGTCCAGTCGAGGTCTAAATTCATGATGTGCCTCAGAATTCCCAGTCCTTATCGGATTGAATCAAATGCCCTGTCCTACTCTAGGAATGTCAACGCCTCATCCTAATCAAGTGCGCCAACCCGTGAAACAAACTGTCCTCAATGCTATCCTCTCGTCGCTTCTGCCACAAGATCCGCCAAGCCCGACATATATGGTCTGAAGCCTGACATGACTTACCGCTGTCGCGCCAACAAGACATTGACGCTCTCTCGCGCATTTGGGGTCGCCCACACGCTCCCGGTGCCGCTTCTTCGCCACTCATCGCCGTGAATAGCTTCGCCCGTACCTCGGGATGCTTCACCCATGATGATTTCCAAGTCGCGATTCTGGGAGCTAAGCCAGTTCCTGACAAAGGACGCGGGATCGTCGCTTAGAGCGGTGAAAAACGAGtgcttggccttggactCGGATATGTTCTGGATGAGCTTCGCCAGCTGCTCGTCTAAAGCGCTGACGTCCTTCAGCATGGTGGCGTACTTGGCGTTATTAATCAGCGGCTGGAGTTCACCACGTAGCGGGTCGTCTACAAGAACTTGCACGTCGTAGATCGTCGGCTGCGGATCTCGGTGGAACTCCTCGTCTACTCGGATCGTGTAGGGCAAGCTTATTGGGGGTAAGGTTCGAAGGTGCTGGGTGACGTATTCGTTGAGCATGGGAATATAACCGACGTCTCCCCGACCAACAACCTATTGCAAGCTTAGCAAATTGGTGCGGAACAGTAAAGGCTCACCGCCAACACGCTCGAGAGTCACCGACCTTTTTCAGAAGCTCGTCGCAGCGAAAGTTGCGCttctcttcgtcttcctgAAGACCCCAGAACCGGATGTACTCCCACAGCGCCATGACTGCTTCTTGTTGCGTCGCCTCAGACATGTCAACAACTTCCGCCAACTCTGGGCTGAGCAAAAATCGCTCTGGCAATTCTTGCCGAAAGAGGTTGATGGTAATGTTTGTGTTTTCGTCCCCATTTCGTTTGAAAACAAGCTCATCGAAGTCCGTGGCTGGGGAGGAAGCACCAGAGGGGTGGGACTTGGGGCCAGTCTCTGGCTTCTTCCATTCGACCGTTTGTTCGGCACCGTTTCGAAACCTCGAGCGGTCAAAATCGACAGTGATTGTCTTGAAGAAATGCGAAAACCGGTGCTTGACCGCATTGGCGGTCGCCGAGTCCCGTTTCTTTTTGTCCGAATCATGGTCCATTTGGTCAGTGCTGTCCTGGACAGCCGAGCCCGGTTCCGGTGCAAAGCGTTCTTCCTCGGTTTCGTCATTGTTATCGAGCAAACGGCCCTCGATCTTGACCCTGTAGGAAGCCTCCATGTTCGGAGTGAAATCGAACGCGTCGACGTTCAGCCCGTTGCCTTGCCAGACCTGATCCTCGACAGTATTCGTGATCCATATCCTTAGCGTCTTCTTGAGCTGAACTCCGGGGGAAGCCTGACGTGTAAGCGCATCTCGAGACATGAAGGGGGAGAATGGCAAGTTGGCAAAATGTAATCAGGTTAGCGTAACGCACCTTATTGTGGCTCCGATTCACGCCTTCGGAGATATCCAGTCGCTTTCGCGTCGTCGTAGCATCTAGCACCCGCTCTATCTCTCTAAGGTCTTTGTATCGCTGGACGCTGTCGgggtcgacgatgctgtcctcaacgccgtcggGCATATTTTTGTCCGTAGGtttgcggctgcggcgcttCGCCAGCTCGTTTGcgtgcgcctgcgcctgttGTTGCTGTGCCATCTGTGCCTGGGACAAGGGGGCCGAGGGATGGGGGCCTGAGGACATCATTGGACCTGCCACAAGGTAGGCGTCAGCACATCACCTGCTCGTCTTGCTTCGCCGTGCTTGTCGCGTCGAAGGGATGGTGTCTGGGCCTACCTATACCACCGCGTCGTTGATTTTGCGCATGCGGAGATCGCTGCggcacctgctgctgcgcgaagTTGCGATACTGAGGTTGCATTGTAAAAAGTCTCGCGTTGTAGAAGCCCGGAGGAGGGGGTTGGTTGGTAGCGTGTCGAAGCCCACTGGCGAGCGGATCACGTTGGAACGGTCGCGAGCGTGTTTCCTGTCGGAGGTACTTTGCGGTTGCCGGGGGCCGCAGTGGGCTCGAAAAAGTCGCGGAATTTCGGCAGTCACGTGATGACGATACGTACTTTGATGAGGCACGGAGatagtacctaggtaccgAGGTACCTACGTAGCTTTGCCACGGTGGGTTCTGAACTTCTGGGGCTGTCTGGTAACTATCTCGCAACTCACCCATCAATATGAAGTGGAATATACGTAGTGATATTTGCAGATGCCCACGATTCAAGCCCAAAAACTCTTGCGAAGATGAGGTTCCGCAAGTCAATTTCAGTAGCCCAGACGTAGTTTCCATCTGCCACCTCTAGCCGACGGATGGCTACTGCCCAGTTTTGGGGCCGCGACTTCAATGGAGACAGTTTCGTGACCTTAAGCACGCGCAGAATCGACACTCCATTCGCGCCGGTCTCATTGAGACAGACAGGCCCTTGCCTGTTCGAACAAAGGAGTATCCAACTGCCTCTCGGTCATTTTGCCACGTACCAAGTTCGGAACCTACCTGGTAATGATCCAGAACAAAGCCATGCCCAATCGATATCCCTAGATCAGCAGATCCGCTACACTTTCAGAACGACGTCTAATAATTGGTACCCGGTGCTATTGCGCCAGTCGATTGCATCGTGATGCCCAAGAAATGGACTGATCGGACGGCCACGAGCTCAATCCACTAGCTCTGGAATACAAAAGAAACTCCTTATCAATACGCCTCGCTGCCCATTTCCATGCAAAAGGTGTTGAGTCTACTGCTCCGACAGGTCCAGTATCCACGACAAAATGCGACTCGAAAATAAGTGGGCTCAGAAAAAACAACGAGGCTCACTGGCCAGACCGCCATTCCCTGTACGGACAGATAAGCTAGAAGGCAGACCCCAAGCCGTTCCGTGACTGCCTTTTACTAAAGCGGTTCCTCTTGGCACCGGCTTCGTCATGACCGCCATGATTCTTTCTGAGGTGACCTCTCGTGTTACGGTCACTTGGCCCATAGCCATCAGCCAGGTTGGCTCTGCTGCCAAGGGTGCTGGCCGGGCTTGACGCCGTGGTGGGTAATTCTGAGAAAGGATTGTCGTCGCCCTGTGCTGTTGCGTTTTGGGACATGGCAAGGTCCCTTGCTCTCTCAAGGCATTCAATCCAGTCGTCTGCCGTGCTGTTCCCTCCTTCAGCATTTGCTGTTGCTTTGGTTTCCTCAAACGTGTAATGTTGGCCATTCTATCCAAGGTGATTGATGAGCGAGGTGAAGCAAACACGTCATGCAAGGAGGATTGCGAGAGCTCACCGTATCAACGCACCATATCAACTGTCCCTTGGCATCCTGTTGGCTTCTCCAGGTGCAATCTGcagagaggagagagagctCGTGCTTCGTTCGCTTCTCTTCACCCCCGGCAGGAGCAAGGACGATCCTCCCGCTGGATGTAATCATCACCAAACGTTGTCTTTTCTTTGTGGTGCTACCCCCGAAGAAACGCGACAATTTTTTGTGGCCTTCTTCCGAGCCTTTGCCGTGGCCACCATGTGACAGTGGCGTCTGGATCACCATCAGGTCGCCGAGCTTGAGAATTCGTTCATTGCTTTTGGTCAGGACCGGAGACCATTCGATATCGAGCTGAGTCGGGGGCGGAAGTTCTGTAATGATGCGGGAAGGGCGCTGAGCACTGGGGGTGTTCCCTTGCGTGTGCAGCAGTGGACGAGCTGTCGATATGTTACTGGGAGCTGGGGCGGATCCCGGGGAGTAGCCGTTGAGGTGAATGATGCTGGGCTCCTGAGCAGGAGGTACGTATGGTCGCAGCCTTGGGGCTTTCGCTCGCCACAGACCTTTGCCGAACTGCTGACCTGTGAAGAATTCGTGATTCTTAATGTGCTCAATGGTAAGCCTCCTGGCCGGGTCGAGAACGAGACACCGATCGACAAGATCCCGCGCCGATGGGGGAAACCCGGGTGGGAATTCGTATTCGAGATTGACGATCTTCTGGAACGTCAAATACTCGCTGCCCGCTTTGAAGGGCGGTCGTCCAGCCAGAAGCTGATAGATGATGCATCCAAAGGCCCACAAGTCGCTGGCTTTGCACGCATTCTTGTGCGTAAGCAACTCCGGACTAACGTACTCGGCCGTGCCCACGAATGAGGCTGCTCGGGCATCGTCTTCGCCATCCCTTCTCTCCGTCTCTGGCAAGCCGCGGTCTCCACCGGCTCCGTCTCTCGGATCCCGGGGGTCTCGAAGGAGCTTGGCTGTGCCAAAGTCGGTAATTTTGACGTGCATCTGGCTGTCCAAAAGTACATTTTCAGGCTTCAGATCCCTATGGATGACACCACGCGAGTGCATGTAATCTATCGCATCGAGAATCTGGGCCCCGTAGAACCTCACACAGTCCACATCGAAAGTGCCAGTCTTCTTGAGGACTCCGAGCAATTCGCCACCGTTGCAGAGGTCCAAGACGTAATATAGAGAGGTCTCGTCCTGGAATGTGTAGTAAAGGCGGACAATCCCAGGATGCTCGGTAAGGCGATTCAGTGTGTTCTTCTCAATGTTGACATACTTAATCTTCTTTTCCTTAATGATGTGTCTCTTCTCGAGCACTTTGATGGCGTACTCTTTGAGGGTCTGGCGATCAGTCGCCAAATACACGGTGCTGTAGgagccctcgccgaggacgcggccaAAGGAAAAATCCCTGACGCCCTTTTTAACTTGGCGAGCCACGGGTCTCCCATTCGCATCTAGCTCGCGGCGTACGCCAATGGCGGCTCCACGATCCTTCCACTCCTCGCTTGTCGCAGGTATCGAGGAGTCTCCAGCAAACGGAGCGACATCGATGCTTTGTGTTGCTGGGTTGTGGGTTCCGGATGAGGCCCCCAtagcaccaccaccggaCACGAGGCCTTTAGAGCTCTGACGCACTGGTATTGGGGAGACTCGTTCATCGGGGGTACCGGTTACGTGGTGAGGGAGTTGAGAAGGATGCTGAGCCGCTCGCTGGCTATGTTCTCGGTTGAGACGGACAGGTGCCAGGAAGTctgtcgcggcggcgtcgttgtcATGGACGGATGATTTGGGTCGGCGGGAATCAGGGCCATCCTGAAGTAAATACGGAGCGGTAGAGCTCGGGCCGTGGTCGGCATCGGGTTGGAAGGTTGCGTGAGGATCTGTTTCGGCGGAAGGCGTCGAGATGGTTgcttcggcggcgtcgtcggggttCGCGATTCGCAAGCCCCCGAGGGCTTGAGAGAGGCTCAAGTCCCCATTCATGATGGTTTGCTCCAGGGaccgcgatggcggccgtccCGGGCTTCTGGGGCGCGTGCTGAGAGATCTGGGCCGACGTTATGATGCAGCGAGACGTCGaccggccgacgacgacggcggcggcgacacgaTGACAGGGCGACACGACTACCTGAACGAGGAGACGTGCGGAAAGACGGGGGTGGCGCGCCGTAGTGAGTGGGTGACTGATTGGGAAAGCAGGTGGGTCGAAATCCATGCCCCTTtggccagcccgccggccggtaaggtaaggtaggcaGGTACCTCAGTACTCACTAGTAGCAGCactacaggtaggtacctagtatCTTAGCATTGACGTAAGGTACGGAGTAGGTACCCGCTATAATCACTGAACCTCGGTGCTTGAGGTGGATCTACGTCAGTACCTTACTTAGTACTTTGTACTTCCTGCTGCCCTTGGCACGTCAGTAGGCCTGGCGATAGTGCGTCGGCTTTCTTTCTGTACCTACCTGTGGGTGCTGTACCTACCTGTGGGTGCTGTTCCCGTTCTGGGTCCATTATCAATGGTATTCAAACCCGATGAGGCTGCAGTGTGTTCAGAATCTCTCTAAGATGCGAAATATACGGAATCTAGCTCTCTTTTCGAGCCTTAAACTCGAGGGATGGGGTATATGAGAGCGTCCCGTTAGCTAGACGGGGCTTACCGTCCTATTGCACCGATAACCTTTATACTGATATGATACGTCAATACTATCGGGTActagtaacgttagtaccttagtacctaggtagagtattaggtaggtacctaggtaggtagctaAGGTGCCTACTAGGTAGTGTGTAATCCCATGCGGATTCTCATCTTCTTCACTCGATGAGGTCGcattctcctcgtccttgaacAGAGCCCGGATAGAGTACACCAAGCCCGCCTTACCAGGTGCTTAAACCTAAAGTTGACGGCCGCGTACTGTAGCCATGGGAAACCAGCCAACCGAGCCTTCTGGGCTCCTTGCCCTGCGAGGGTCATTTATCGGGCGCTGGCTTGTGACTGCCTCGACTGGGCGCAGCAGTGTTGAGCGCCACTTCCTGTAAGTTGGCTTCGGCTGTGCAAGGGCAACCACGTAACCCTTTAAATTCGTGCTCGCGGCATCTTTAACAACCGACTACCGAGACAATTTTTTGACTGcttaggtacctactaagcTAAATacgacaccaccatcatgCTTCGACTGCACTTCACAGCCATTTCATTGACTCCCGTCGAGCTTGGGGAGTTTGAACTCCGCTGTCGATACAGACGGCACTTGAGGGACCGCGGCTCACATCTTCCAGCGGTCGATAGGGTGTTAGCTACCGACGAGGGTTCCGACTCGCTCAGCCATCAAAGCATTAGCCCGTTGAACTCCCAGAAGAAGCCACTGAGCTTGGATGTGATCCAGTCGATGTCGACAGCCGCCCCACGCGTTCCTGGTCTGGGCCACACTGATTTCGCCTCGCCGCACAAGGCAGTGGTCGATACCCAGCTCAGACGTTCGGCCAGTGCGGGCACGGCGACAGACACTGGAGAGCGTTCGATACTGCCGATGTCGGCCCAGGCGCAACTCGACGCACGGGCGGATGTTCCTGCCGACCCTGTGGCTATTGCGGATGTCAAAGTCAACGACCTGAGCGAGAGTACTGACAGCCAGAACCAGGATTGGCTTGAAGGTCGGCCCGGAGCAGACCCGCCCGGGGCACCACATCAGGTTCTGGGTGAGGTCATGGAATCCCCTGCTTCCACAAATTCGCGTCTCATGCGCGTGCGTATATTCCTGATTCGGCCAGAAAAGCATCAAGGGAGAAGTATGCTGACCTGATGAGGCCTGTGTAGTCAACCGTTGGCCGTCTCCTATCCCGTGTCCGCTCTTTGGGCAGTCGAGGACAAGGCAATGCAGTGAGCGGCCTGGAtagggaggagggcgacgatgggATAACGACTTCGGTACCTTTGGAATCTCTGACGCCTAGATTTGCCATCTATGATGACTCTCTGGCGCACACATGGCAGCCGCAAAGCATATCGTCTCTGCCAGAGTCACGGCATCAGAGCAGGGTCGACACGACCGTACTAatgcaggcaggccgatTGGCTGAAATGCGGATCGAATCGGGACTACCGAATGTGATGCATGATCCTGCGTCCACGGAAGGGCGACAGTcacttggcggcggcggcggcggcgatgaacGAGCAGTGTCCTCCTCGGGCATGACAATTCCTGGTTATCAGGGACTGTATGGGGGCATTGAGaactcggacgaggaggtgctgcagcgctgGCGGAGTTCGGGGCCGTGGTGAAGAAGAGCGGGATTGTGTCAGTCACAACAATGAAAAACTGCGATAGAAATAGACACATCCTTTCAATGCATGCCGCCACGCATGATCTGAGGGTCGCGTGTGTAGTGAAGCAAAAGTGGCCGAGCGGGAATTATGCTTGCCCTTTGTAGGCTCCCAGTCACCACTGCCCTATTGGACCGACCGCTATAGTGACAGGAACAATACATACTAAGTGGTAGTGTAGCTCGGTTCAGGTGTGGCCGTGTTGACAGACGAGGGTAGCACAGGCAGGTAGTAACGTTAGTTGCTGATGGCCAGACACCACCGATGTGGAGCCGCCCAGCCCTATCATCGAAAGTCGCCTGTCCAACAAGGGTCTCTCGCATGAGCCTGCGTCACAAGGCGCCCAATGACGTGAAGCCAGCCGtctcgatgctgctgctccttccCCGTGATGTGGTCCCGCACTTGCCGCAGCACTTTCAGGCTGGAAGTACTAATACCGCTACAAGCGCCTGCGCTCCACCCCGGTTGCCTTGCAGGATACGTACCTGCAAGGCTCCTTGTTTCTGGCCCCCGCAAAGCCCACGTTACCCTTagccgcccaagccgccccACCCATCGAGGTGTAAACCACGGCCCACTGTTAGGTCGTGGTATAGCCCCCTTGCCAGGGCGGTAGAGTTTCTTGTCGCCGGGGTACGAAGGGGAACCAGCTCCCCTTTGCGCTCTGATGTCTGCGACGAGGTATCTTGACAGTAGCCCCCACTCTTCGCGCGCCTCACACTTCCGCCCCGTCGCACAGCGC
The genomic region above belongs to Purpureocillium takamizusanense chromosome 5, complete sequence and contains:
- the ssr3 gene encoding Non-specific serine/threonine protein kinase (EggNog:ENOG503NV33~BUSCO:EOG09262IY3~COG:B~COG:K), with the translated sequence MQPQYRNFAQQQVPQRSPHAQNQRRGGIGPMMSSGPHPSAPLSQAQMAQQQQAQAHANELAKRRSRKPTDKNMPDGVEDSIVDPDSVQRYKDLREIERVLDATTTRKRLDISEGVNRSHNKLKKTLRIWITNTVEDQVWQGNGLNVDAFDFTPNMEASYRVKIEGRLLDNNDETEEERFAPEPGSAVQDSTDQMDHDSDKKKRDSATANAVKHRFSHFFKTITVDFDRSRFRNGAEQTVEWKKPETGPKSHPSGASSPATDFDELVFKRNGDENTNITINLFRQELPERFLLSPELAEVVDMSEATQQEAVMALWEYIRFWGLQEDEEKRNFRCDELLKKVVGRGDVGYIPMLNEYVTQHLRTLPPISLPYTIRVDEEFHRDPQPTIYDVQVLVDDPLRGELQPLINNAKYATMLKDVSALDEQLAKLIQNISESKAKHSFFTALSDDPASFVRNWLSSQNRDLEIIMGEASRGTGEAIHGDEWRRSGTGSVWATPNARESVNVLLARQR
- the PKH1 gene encoding Non-specific serine/threonine protein kinase (COG:T~EggNog:ENOG503NWKX), with amino-acid sequence MNGDLSLSQALGGLRIANPDDAAEATISTPSAETDPHATFQPDADHGPSSTAPYLLQDGPDSRRPKSSVHDNDAAATDFLAPVRLNREHSQRAAQHPSQLPHHVTGTPDERVSPIPVRQSSKGLVSGGGAMGASSGTHNPATQSIDVAPFAGDSSIPATSEEWKDRGAAIGVRRELDANGRPVARQVKKGVRDFSFGRVLGEGSYSTVYLATDRQTLKEYAIKVLEKRHIIKEKKIKYVNIEKNTLNRLTEHPGIVRLYYTFQDETSLYYVLDLCNGGELLGVLKKTGTFDVDCVRFYGAQILDAIDYMHSRGVIHRDLKPENVLLDSQMHVKITDFGTAKLLRDPRDPRDGAGGDRGLPETERRDGEDDARAASFVGTAEYVSPELLTHKNACKASDLWAFGCIIYQLLAGRPPFKAGSEYLTFQKIVNLEYEFPPGFPPSARDLVDRCLVLDPARRLTIEHIKNHEFFTGQQFGKGLWRAKAPRLRPYVPPAQEPSIIHLNGYSPGSAPAPSNISTARPLLHTQGNTPSAQRPSRIITELPPPTQLDIEWSPVLTKSNERILKLGDLMVIQTPLSHGGHGKGSEEGHKKLSRFFGGSTTKKRQRLVMITSSGRIVLAPAGGEEKRTKHELSLLSADCTWRSQQDAKGQLIWCVDTNGQHYTFEETKATANAEGGNSTADDWIECLERARDLAMSQNATAQGDDNPFSELPTTASSPASTLGSRANLADGYGPSDRNTRGHLRKNHGGHDEAGAKRNRFSKRQSRNGLGSAF